Proteins from a genomic interval of Desulfofustis limnaeus:
- a CDS encoding RlmE family RNA methyltransferase, with product MRKVKDYYFQKAKKENYPARSIYKLEEVQQKYRLLRPGDSVLDLGCHPGSWALFASEVVGPKGVVVGVDLQETIQPPRPGGAEIHWLCGDINDPGLVLQIRRIRPAFKVIISDIAPRTTGNRWADHQQSMRLVEQTYALAEQLLHEKGHYLCKVFQGEDSTPFVARLRKSFAMVKVIKPESSRKESREMFVLGMEYRKT from the coding sequence GTGCGTAAAGTCAAGGATTATTACTTTCAAAAGGCCAAGAAAGAGAACTATCCGGCCCGCTCCATCTATAAACTTGAAGAGGTGCAGCAGAAATACCGGTTGCTCCGTCCCGGCGACAGTGTCCTTGACTTGGGCTGCCATCCCGGCAGCTGGGCATTGTTCGCCTCGGAAGTGGTTGGGCCGAAAGGGGTCGTGGTGGGTGTCGACCTGCAGGAGACGATACAGCCGCCTCGCCCCGGAGGGGCCGAGATTCACTGGCTCTGCGGCGATATCAATGATCCCGGACTGGTGCTGCAGATTCGCCGGATCCGTCCGGCCTTCAAGGTGATTATCTCCGACATTGCGCCGAGAACAACCGGAAACCGCTGGGCCGACCATCAGCAATCGATGCGCCTAGTGGAACAGACCTACGCGCTGGCGGAGCAGTTGTTGCATGAGAAAGGCCACTATCTGTGCAAGGTCTTTCAAGGTGAGGACAGCACCCCGTTTGTCGCGCGCCTGCGAAAGTCCTTCGCCATGGTCAAGGTGATCAAGCCTGAAAGTTCGCGTAAAGAAAGCCGGGAGATGTTCGTGCTCGGCATGGAATATCGAAAAACATGA
- a CDS encoding YebC/PmpR family DNA-binding transcriptional regulator, giving the protein MSGHSKWSTIKRKKGAIDAKRGKIFSKLIKEITVAARQGADPTGNPRLRSAIAAAKQENMPKDNIARAIAKGSGGGDGVIYEEILYEGYGPGGVAVLVECMTDNRNRTVADVRHYFAKSNGNLGENGCVAWMFDKKGQILVDKATISEEELMDKALEAGAEDVVEDENTFQVLTEVESFNDVCEALEEQGIAFLEVALTMIPKNTVEVTAENVAVSLLKLLENLEDHDDVQKVHANFDIDADLMEKLS; this is encoded by the coding sequence ATGTCAGGACATTCCAAATGGTCGACCATCAAGCGCAAAAAAGGTGCCATTGATGCCAAGCGGGGCAAAATTTTTTCAAAACTGATCAAAGAGATTACCGTCGCCGCCCGACAGGGAGCCGACCCGACCGGCAATCCGCGACTGCGTTCGGCGATTGCCGCCGCCAAGCAGGAGAATATGCCGAAAGACAACATCGCCCGGGCCATTGCCAAAGGTTCGGGAGGGGGTGATGGGGTCATCTATGAAGAGATCCTCTACGAGGGTTACGGGCCGGGCGGTGTGGCGGTGCTGGTGGAGTGTATGACCGACAACCGCAACCGGACGGTGGCGGACGTGCGCCATTATTTTGCCAAGTCCAACGGCAACCTCGGGGAAAACGGTTGTGTGGCCTGGATGTTCGATAAAAAAGGCCAGATCCTGGTGGATAAGGCGACGATCTCCGAAGAGGAGTTGATGGACAAGGCGCTGGAGGCGGGCGCCGAGGACGTGGTGGAGGACGAGAATACCTTTCAGGTGTTGACCGAAGTGGAGTCGTTCAACGATGTCTGCGAGGCCCTCGAAGAGCAGGGCATCGCCTTTCTCGAGGTTGCCCTGACGATGATTCCGAAAAATACCGTGGAGGTGACTGCCGAGAACGTCGCCGTCTCCCTGTTGAAGCTCCTGGAAAACCTCGAAGATCACGACGACGTGCAGAAGGTGCATGCCAATTTCGATATCGATGCGGACCTGATGGAAAAACTGTCCTAA
- the ruvC gene encoding crossover junction endodeoxyribonuclease RuvC: MERILGIDPGSRITGYGVIVSDRGRIGFVACGTIKPLPGLPFAHRLNQIFDGINEVIQLQGVTVAAIEDVFLASNPRSALKLGQARGAAVVAAMQNGLAVYDYSPKAIKQGVAGYGQAGKAQVQHMVRVLLGLPAAPSTDAADALAVAICHANQLHL, translated from the coding sequence ATGGAACGGATTCTCGGGATCGATCCCGGGTCGCGCATCACCGGGTATGGGGTTATCGTCTCCGATCGGGGCCGGATCGGCTTTGTCGCCTGCGGGACCATCAAGCCGTTGCCCGGCTTGCCTTTTGCCCACCGGTTGAATCAGATCTTCGATGGGATCAACGAGGTGATCCAGCTGCAAGGGGTTACCGTGGCCGCCATCGAAGATGTGTTTCTTGCCAGCAATCCACGCTCGGCCCTGAAACTCGGGCAAGCCCGGGGTGCAGCAGTGGTGGCGGCGATGCAGAACGGTCTGGCGGTCTACGATTACAGCCCGAAGGCAATCAAACAGGGGGTTGCGGGGTACGGCCAGGCAGGCAAGGCTCAGGTGCAGCATATGGTGCGGGTGCTGCTCGGGCTGCCCGCCGCGCCGAGTACCGACGCCGCTGATGCGTTGGCGGTGGCCATCTGCCATGCCAATCAATTGCACCTGTGA